tgataaacaaaaacaaaaacactGTCCTATATGCTTTTTACGCGGTGTGGTACCTAATAAATTACCTCAATAGTAATGAGAAAATTATAAGtcatatacataaaaaaaaaaaaaaataataataataaaaataatgacaatgacgaataattaataattattataattttattattaattgtaataatttataaattattaatataaaaatataataattgataattaagtCCCATTttgttgagaaaaaatttttttccgacaAATCGCGATTATTTTATCTCGTATACACAAACAAAgaatacaaaatataataaataaataaatatatatatatatatataaacatataattataataaataaataaaaaatttagcgaTACGACTGATTTTGTTCGTAGCAAAGTAatacttaaaaacaaaaaaaatggatttaaaaaataaaaaatgagtagGTAGTAAAATTgtgaattgttattttgttattgacTATGCGAAAATGTAATGAATAcgtgaaataattaaaaatatctggtaaaataacttttttcttttgcaaacgtaattaataattatattaataataataatattaatattaataataataataacaataataataaataattaaatgaataataaataaaaatgacacgCATAATCAATTACTAAGGGATTTAAATTGaaagaatatatatacatacatatataaatatatatatatgtatatatattgatgataaataataaaaaggaaTGATGAAACGTATGACAATGacaattagatttttttactgatgTAAACAGTTTTTAGTGTCATTTGTCATATAGTGTAatgtcattttaaataaatgaattaattaattgattaattaattactgaggATTAATGTGGAGATGCCATTGCACGgtgagaaataaaataaaagtgggATAGGTGTAAATTGCAATTAAAACACAAAGAttattgataatgataaaattgataatgataataatgataatgagaatgaggatgatgataaaaaaataatataaaaacaaataacaaCGTAGTTAGACGTTTGTATATGAATAAAACGTATTTTGGAAATAAAAGATTCtacaatttatcattaatcccatgaaaaaaaaaaaaataaattattaaataaaaagaaatttaaataatgaaatatgtACACCTCTTATACAAGTGTATAAACGACAgacaaagaataaataaattaattaaataaaaatcatactatgtgtttatttattttttattttatatttttaggtaAGTCCGGAGAATATTTAAGTTTTGGTAATTAATTCATGATCCATTTTGAGAAAATTGCgcttaaagattataaaatatcataatcAAATTTACGTCGAAATTAATCGAGCACAAATTGCTTCTGtgtgattttattaattaatgaggtTCGAGCGAATCTAATGCAAAAAGGATTTGCCAACTTTGAGatttgaaacttagtatacatggtgcattccacgccaaatcgactcCTTTGGAAGCcgaccccccccccccccctgtAACAATTTCCATTACAAGTTGCTGGTCAAGATACTTTCCACAAGAATACATAGGCTTGTTCAAGACGACGTACACAAGACAATCTTGTAAAAGTCTTGCGCAAGCCTGGTCTCAAATCCGCTAGTTTATAACAGGGTATATCTCAACCTTGCCAAGTTAGGCccctttattaattgatcttaaaaagggcgccactggaagctaagactcggccttccagaaccggagatgttaattttataaatcaggGTCGTTGAAATATATAAGAGTGAGGAGATTAAGGGATTAAACTAACTTTTACAcacaattttaaatcaatataattttcacttttatttacCGAATCACAATTTGGCCCACcgggcttttattttatttataactatttttaacaagtttgtccaccggacttttattcttaacaactaataaaattttgtccacTGGACTTTATTAATGACACGAACGAGTCTCCTGgacttttataataatttggccaccggcctgTGCCCTGGATCTTATTTAAaatagtcccctggactttcaCAATTaattggccaccggcctgatcccctggatcaaatttaattaaaataaagtggcAACTTGccagatcccctggatctattattttaaaacatttctgcaagaaacttaatttttctcacacacacacacacgttttAATACTCGAGTCCCCAGGACTTTattcacactcacacacacgtttttatttccaattaatttattaattggaaATCGGACTAATTCTACACACACGATTACGATCTATAAATTTACTGActctacaattttatttcttttacattttaataacgACACTTTTATTTACAcgactattttatttactttcagtTTTTCAAACATCAGTTTTTGAGTAAAGAATTTTGTGAAGCTGAAAAACTGACGCCAACGATTGACGCTATCTCTCTTTAATTCATTTACAACTAGTCTTCAcgttaataaacaaatttcacATCAAGAACTGACttccattaataataattttaattaattatagttttatcgttatcactattttcacggcacttttattttcagtcttgtaaattttatcttattaaataacactaattttatttgtcaattaacaatttcttaatattaattttataatttataattactggCTTTCTGGAGAGAAATTATCAGACGGACCgcgtgtaaatttatattgaattctGGCCTTCTTGCcgagaatttatattttaatataatcaaATCGGAAATGGCGACTGCCCACgaattaacttaatttttatatcttaattaattaattaattaataaattgtggcCACTTGCCGACGATTTATTTACCTCTCCTTTATGTCctttttttccaattaatcgtGGCGTCCTTTATTCCTTCAGCCTTCCTCCGATTTTCGTTTGATCTCGTTCTTTCTTTCCAATACTCAATGTTCTCCTCAATTAATATATCTGCAGTGATATATGCGGTCACACTTCTGTGGTGTCTACCACGGTCCGTCCAACTGTGTCCGTCTTCATCTTCACTCTTGTCACTTACTTATAAAATCTAAGTTCGCGATCCTTCGGCCCTTATCGGAAAATCCACCACTCCAACCTATTTTCTAATTGGGTCTTTGGGTCGAGCCCCTTAAATTAGCGCGCCCGGCGATAAGTCGATGAAATAGTAACGCATATGGTGTACTCTGGGTAATTAATCAACCGCGGTAAATCAGGttgatttaagtttgaaaatttaaatttttaccccgttacaaGTTGTCTATGTCTTTATATTACCCTGTATCTTGCTGCAGACACTGGTCCTAAGATTTATATTTCAAGTCGTTAGcttcatatttaatttaaattaacaattaatatttgttgATATCTTGTTCAAtccaatttcataaaaatctgaCGATTTCTGTAGCTGTGCTTGCTGCAAAAATTATTCGCGAATTTAActgaattatttacttaatcgaaatttttttggatccAAAAACTGATTGTTGAGTTgacaaaaagaaattaaatttttcggaataAGTACTATTCTTTTAACGCAAGAATTTTCGGATGCTCCAACTAAGAAAAAACAGTTGAttaaaccaagagaaaaatttcgtGGGAAAAAAGATATACATAAAGTAGGAGTCGTCGGTACTAGACAACAGCaatgggagtagttcggtgatCGCCACTAGATAGCACCTACcacttgtagtgtccctggtaagaaacttatttcagaagttttATATTCCAAACTTGAAAACAGTTTTGGTACCAATACTCCTCTATCATACGACAGAGGGACTAGTGCCTCTTTTTTGATGGTCAAcattttgggaattttttattatgtgagAATGACTCAATATAATACTTTTAgttgattaattataattggatttaattagaattctaatttgtcatttaatttaattatattaaaattgaaagtaataaatataatactaGACATGagcctgaagttagcagacaagagaaaaataaaatatttgacagCGGATGCCCTttaaacaatttgaattataaacaattaaatgaatGGGATAGAATtctattgaaataaactaGGTATGCtagcattttttttcgtttttgagCCCACTGTTTtggatttattcaaaaacaaaatttttagcgaaCTAACCTGACATTTCAAATGATCAGAATAACTTCATATTGTATTAATTTCTTGATGGCACTATTATCTAATGGcgccttcattttttttttcgaaaatcgaaaaaaaaatttagcacgtcataatttttgaacaaatcgttgaaacgaaaaaaaagaatcacacctcttcatttttttattatctagaggtgcaatttttttattttcgaaaatcgctgtcatattttgaaaaaatgataaaaacaaatttttcgaattttttaactaagcATATgagtgagaaaaattattttaaagataaaacCTACGCAACCTAACGATGATTCGGCTTCAGAAACAACAGCTCCACGATTTGAGAACACATTATCGAGGTAAGAAAACAGTCCAAGACTTACGTTTGGATAATATTGACTCaactaatatttttatcaggtATCAAAAGTATAAAGAAATTATACAAATACGCAAAGCAAAATCTGGAACTTCCAAAATTAATCCTACTGAGGTTCCATTTCGAGAGTTAATGGCTTAGCCGTtgttagaaatttttcttgaaattagtgaaagCATAACTGCTGATACTGAAAGCGCATCTGTTCAATctcacactgaaaaaaaaaatttattttaaaatgacagaatttttatttaacaagtCAACAAATGCATAttcagaataataatttatttccctGACACTTCCTGTTTTTGAATTATGAGAAAAATTGTTCAGGGAAACATCAATATCAAAATGCTTCAAGTTGGGAATATAAtaattctgaaataagtttcttaccagggacactacaagcgGTGGGCGCGATCAAGTGGCGAgtaccgaactactcccgctgctgttGGCTAGGATAGTGACAACTTTGTCTAAGAGCCAGTGAGCGGATACCTGTATGTATTTGACCAGAGCTGGGTTTTTGTACATTGAGGCCCCTATACCTACCGTACATGAGATGGGGACTCACTAAGCCCAAAGTGGTGGACGCGGCGACTGCGCAGGTAAGACAGGTATCGATTTTTGGCTAATTTTGAATGCATTTGACCACTTCTGccgttttgaaatttcaaaatattttattattattaacggaaaataataatggcAGACCATTATCGCGCGTTTAACATTGTGGCAGACTGTTTTgaaaatgctaaaaaaaaaatttttttgaaagtaatTGACCAGATCTGCCattaatacattttatttattatagtcTTAAAAACTTATATTGATTACGGCAGACGTATCCATTGTGTACACACATCAgcagataaaaaaatctgagaTAGTACCCGGTCAGATGTCTATGTATTATGATAGCTGTTTTACATCAATATAATTTacttatgatttaattaatcactGAATTTATcgaaatcaatattttttaagtagtctatatactaaactttaaaagtttgacgataaaaaaagGAGATATATTAcgaaaaaatcttaaatattgAGGTATAgaggaagggggggggggcaaagcggggtacttaagaaaatactaaggttttgaggactaaaatacgctaaatctttttgtttttaatgatattcaaagtaaataaacaaaaatttcagttgccgttaaaacataaaaatttttacttttgcgggcaaaatgttTACCCCcttaaaaaggtgaaaaaaaaaatttctgcgtattaaataaaattgattaaattcaatttttttttaagtaatttacataaagacaaaaaaaaaaaaaaaatttcgaacacAAGGAAacaactttcaatttttttttttctttgattttttttgacattattcggaaatttttttttctttttgtcatttccttgcatttgctcaGTTAGTAACCAACGcgaaaatttgagaaaagtcgaaaacaattattttttcattttgattatgattacataATTAAAGGaataaaacttgttccttcaattgtttagcaaaactttgatcgatcaTCCCCataaaacggttcgatagatcaatttaactAACGAATACGTTAGTTACGAAATCTGATAGTTAAACGAGTAAAATTCGGAAATTAACATCCGCGACCATTTTCAGATTTCGACCTCGCCAGCTGCTGGTACAAACTGAAACTGAAATGAAACTGCGTTCCGCAGCCTTAGTGCAACAACATACCAGCGCCTACGCGGATGTTCTGACgcgcaatttaaatttaaaaatatctgaaCTAGATGGCgctgtaaaatatttaatgcttTTGCTATTATaaagaaactaaaataaataaatgtttatatatatatacacattttatattatatatttttcatgcttataattaataaagtattattttaaaaattataaaaaaaaaatccttaagtttttaacaaatcagttTCTACCCtctcatttaatttttctagtgaaataaaaaaaaattaattcgatCATTGGTacgtcataaaatttttaattatcttattcatttaattaattatcaataaaattcataaagtGACTGGCAATCGGTTTCTCTAAAttgctattttttaattatataattttacaagATCTATTattcaaagttcaaaaaaatgtttaatgatTCCCGCCACTAGGAAGCGTGGTGAACTAGAGcaaaatatagttaaaaaaaaaaaatcaaatgaaaaatatattttattgctcACATGAGCTATATTATATTCTACTTTGTTTATATAAagcttataaaatatatattatttttcgcgttggtgtttgaaaaatatttttcatttagaaAAATGGAAACAAGCAATAGTGAAAGCAGTGATAATAAACCAATAACACCACCGGAACAAACCGAGGAGTTAAATTCTGAAGAACAAGACGAAGAAGAGGCTCAAGTTTCTCACAGTTCTGTTCCCGAATATTCCAAGGACAAGTACCTCAAAGTCTATGACAACTTCACAACCtggcgtaaaaaaaataactacaatgatgtttctgaaaaaatattagtaaagtACTTCGCTGAgcttaataaaactaaaaaacctTCAACTCTTTGGAGTCAGTACTCGATGCTGAAGAGCACCCTGAACCAGAATAACAATATTGACATAGCCAAGTACAAAAAATTACAcgggtttttaaaaaaacttggcACTGGATTCAGAAACCAAAAAGCTAAAGTACTGACCAAAGCAAATATTTCAGATTTTCTTAATAAAGCACCAGATTCAATATATTTAGCAGAAAAggttgtcaataattaactaataaataataattttatagttttttatttatttttatatattttttcaggtTATTATGATCTTTGGTATTGTCGGCGCTTGCAGAAAACCTGAATTGTGTAATTTAACAGTCAGAGATATTGTTGACAATGGAACAAATCTTGTTGTCACAACCCCATCGACAATGGGAATTCAACGAATGCGAGAGTTCACTATCGACGGTGACTTTTACACGATGGTTAAAATGTATTTAGATTTACGGCCAAaagatgttaaaataaatcgaatatttttaaattaccagAAAGGAAAGTGTACCCAGCAGCCAATtgggataaataaaattggagGTGTACCCAGAAAAATAGcaagatttttaaaactacCAGATGCTGATAAATATACAGGACATTGCTTCCGTCGTACTTCCACTGAATTGCTTGCTCATGATAGCACCAATATACTGAGTATTGCTGGAGGATGGAAagctaataataaaaaaggaaaCAATCCTGTACAAATTTATACTAAAATGGAAGCTAGtactattttaaaatcatgttTACCTGAAACAACTAAACCAGCAGCTAATCaaactcatatatttattagtcaGCTGCCATTAAATCAGGGTCAATTGATTGCTCATCAAGGACAGTTGGTTACTAATCAGGGACAATTGGTAACTAATCAAGggcatttaattattgatccAGGACAATCGGTGACCAATCAGGGACAATTGATAACTAATCAGTTTCAAGTTAATCAAGgacatttaatttatgatcAGGGACAATCAGTAACTAATCAAGGACAGTTGGTTACTAATCAGGGACAATTGGTTACTAATCAGGgacaattaataactaatCACGGGCATATAATAATTGATCCAGGACAATCGATGATTAATCAAGGACAGTTGATAACTAATCAGTTCCAACTAAATCAAGGACAATTAACTACCAACCAATTGCCAGTAAATCAAGAACAATTGATTACTAGCCAATTGCCAGTAAATCAGGAACAATTGATTACTCAGCAAGGACAGTTGGTTACTAATCAGGGGCAATCAGTAACTCATcagtttcaaataaatactaacCAATTACCAGTAAATCAGGGACAATTGATTACTCAGCAAGGACAGTTGGTTACTAATCAGGGACAATCACTAACTAATCAAGGGCAATTAAATACTAATCAATTGCCAGTAAATCAGGGACAATTGATTACTCAGCAAGGACAGTTGGTTACTAATCAGGGACAATCACTAACTAATCAAAGGCAATTAAATACTAATCAATTGCCAGTAAATCAAGAACAATCTAAGACTAATCAGTCGTCGGAAAATCAAggaaaattaaacaataatcaACAAGGAAATCCAGTTCAGTTAAATAATCAGCAAGTAAATCGTGTAAAATTGAATACTAATCAGCAAGGGGATCGAGTCCAATCAAATAGTCAGCAAGTGAATCGGGTCCAATTAGTTAATAAACAGGGAAATCAGgtccaattaattaataaccaaGGAAATCAGGTTAAAATAAAAGCTAAACCGGCAATTAATAATGAAGCTCCAACATCAAAAGTAAGTTACTATTTTAAATCAGTACTATCCCAGATAACCATTTTTTCCGCAATTTGACACGAATCTACTACCACAACTTGACTGCAATAAGTTGACGTGCGCATAAGTGGGTGGCACCTTGCTGGTAAATTTCTAAGCAACCGTTTTGCTTAAATTTAATGCAAAAAACTTTCTGTGTCAAAGCGACAAATCGCGACAGTCGATTGACGTCAAGTTTCTGGTAAAATTGAAGTCAAATTGCAGCCAATAGTTGAATAGTCAGATGTTGCTCTCAACTTTTCAGCACAttgactcaaattttttctccaCAACTTAGTTGCGGGAAAAGTCTGGCTATATgggtaattactattattgccTCCGGTAGTCAAAATGACGGCAAAGTGATAACGTCTTATTGTTGCAACTTGTTGCCGAGTTGAATGCAATAAGCTGACGAGCAATAAGTTGACGAAAAGTTGTAGAAAACTTTTTGTAtaaacttgacgacaagttgcAGTAGTAGATTGCCgtcaactttttgaaaaaatttaaggcGGATTGAAGTCAACAGTTACATTGTGTGAAATTGCTGACAAGTTGTTGTCAAATTGATAGTAACTAACTgacattcaaattttgacgagaaaATTTGATTATCTGGGATAACCAAAggtattctaatttttttttttttttttataatatctcTGTCGATGAacgagattaaaaaataaagtttaacttgaattatttaaataactacaACAGTAACACTATTGTTAAAATCgtatcatattttaaaaatattcaagattATGAGATGTGGTTTCTTATTTCTTAAAGTTGGGAGgttaataatcaaaaaaatctcgaataaattatatatcgtataattaaaatcgtcatttttaaatatttttttctaaaaaactagAAGGTGgatcattttcaaattttgaaaatacatCGATAAAGTACTTCTTTATATGTATGCTAAGTTTCAAATCTTAAAGTTGGAAAATCCTTTTTACATTAGATTCGCTTGAACCTCATTAAAAATCTGTAgccgatttaaaaaaattatttttaaagggTTTTTTCTAccatttactataaattatttttttttatttttattcaacataTGTCTGATTTTCGCGCCTTATAAAATATTGCGAAGCAAACCCTGAATGGTTACTTATCAATCATAGAATGTCAATATAGATTTCTGTTTTTCCCACTGCCGTGACATTATGAGGTTATAATCACTCTAGTCCCTCTAGTCAAAACCGTTATTACCTTTTTCAAACGCACTCTACTATTATCATAACAACAAACGTAACTcagcattaaatatttttagaacgAGTCGTACAATTAATAcagtaaattttatctaaGAGTCATTACATGTTCTTATCATTGATCATTTTTACAACGCTTATTacaataaagttttaaaaaaagaaaaaatgagtGTTGAAGAAAGTCAACCACCTGATAATGTTCTTTCattaaaatcaaagaaaatttatgaagTTACCTACAAAACATTCAATAGTTGGAGAACTGCTCATAAATTAACGTCTGTATCACAATCAATGATGATTGAATATTTTGAAGAAATATCTGAAAAATATAAGCCATCTAGTTTATGGTCGATATATTCAAtgttaaaaacaataatttatttaaaagaagaCATCGATATTGGAAGGTATCGTGATTTACttgcaatgttaaaaaaaaaatctcaaggATTTAAGAGTGAAAAATCAAGTATTTTAACTCCTCAacatattgataaatttttaactgaagCTCCTGATGACATATATCTGGTAGTAAAggtaaaacgaaaaaaaaaatttataatttatgtacaTTAATATGaatgtaaatgtagcagacataagaaaatttttaattacttacagataaataaattaaataattaaattttaaaaaatgcatttactgaattttgaattttttaaacatgtatttgtttatttttattttttaacgttttaattcattattaaaaagttttgtaaattgtcagatgtccgctaactttactatcattaaattaatctatttaaaaataattaattgtctaaaatatttataggttgcATTAATAATTGGAATAAGTGGAGCTTGCCGAAAAGCAGAACTAACAAATATGAAAGTTCAAGATATTAAATCAGAAGGTAATCTTCTTGTTATCAAAGTCATAGATACTAAAACAAATcgaccaaaaatttttaccattgGCGCTGAATTTAGTcgtattgtaaaaaaatatgcaaattTACGACCGAAAAATGCTACCaatgatagattttttttaaattacaagaaTGGTACATGTACCGTTCAAGTTATTGGTATTAATACATTTGCAAAAATGCCTGCACGAATAGCGACATATCtaaagttggaaaatccaaagtCATACACGTGCCATACTTTTCGTCGTAGCTCTGTAACTTTGGCTTCTAATACTGGAAACAACGCTATAACCTTAAACCGCCATGTTGATTGGAAATCGTTTGCAGTTACCGAGAGCAACACTCAGAAATCTGTAAAAACCAAAGCTAAGAATTGTAACATTATTGAGTCGGATGTAGATTTATCCTCAGCTTCTGAGGAAAATAGCGATGACGAATCCGTTAGTCCGTTGATAAAAGTTCGAGGAGTTAAAGCAATCAATGCTGGAGCAACCACATCAACAGCTGTAAGATCTTTATTGAATGCGTTgatacatgaatttaaaaaattgtttagttACAActattttaaagaaatttacgATGAATGGAATTTGCGAACCATACATGCACGCCTACGACtcgtactaaaaaaatttccaacaacataatagtatattacacacctagggaggaaagtaggacatttTAACCCGCGGGTGTAATTGTCTATTCGAGACGAAAGCGAGAGTGGTAAACACGTGGATTGGAACGTTCTACCTTCCTTCGTGgtgtgtataaaatttttcaccagatctgcacctgaaagtttaaatttttgcctctgtTTGTAGGAAGAATAGCACATACGgcaatttttatcatttattttcttataaatgaAAAGAATGACTTTCTTTCAAGGAGGTTCTCGCGTTTCTAATGATTATCGAAAATTCCAATTTtaagatttgaaattttttaattttgaagatAAATGTACCATACATctactattaaaattatttgaagattTACCGTATAGTTATTGAGAAAAACAAATGATCGAAAACTGTGTTTTCTTAAATCCTTATTACATAGGCTGtcaattttccaaatttgagTTCTCAAAAACTGATATAAGAAAGTTGAATAAGTGTAGAgtcaaattatatatttaaaagttattatcatcattaaaaacaatgagaaaaattaagttgaaaaaattattttagtggTTAATAAGTTGAGGCGACATAGAGGATAGACGCATTGGCAACGCTGCCAGAGACAGCTGTTATGTTacgcgaattttaaaaacaagaaatgaaaaaagaaaattcatttttggTCTCGGTAGAAACttcaatttttaagtaaacataaaatataataagacAATTTTAGAGATGAATATTTTGATCCATTTTTTAATGAagggaaattatttatttaaatttttgctacACACTTGACTTGAGCATTGTGTACGTTCACACACATGTCCAGACATATCTATCAAAAAGCACTGTTGCCAtatcttatttaaaatttttactacggaagtaatttaaata
This window of the Microplitis mediator isolate UGA2020A chromosome 8, iyMicMedi2.1, whole genome shotgun sequence genome carries:
- the LOC130673566 gene encoding uncharacterized protein LOC130673566 isoform X1 — protein: MSYIIFYFVYIKLIKYILFFALVFEKYFSFRKMETSNSESSDNKPITPPEQTEELNSEEQDEEEAQVSHSSVPEYSKDKYLKVYDNFTTWRKKNNYNDVSEKILVKYFAELNKTKKPSTLWSQYSMLKSTLNQNNNIDIAKYKKLHGFLKKLGTGFRNQKAKVLTKANISDFLNKAPDSIYLAEKVIMIFGIVGACRKPELCNLTVRDIVDNGTNLVVTTPSTMGIQRMREFTIDGDFYTMVKMYLDLRPKDVKINRIFLNYQKGKCTQQPIGINKIGGVPRKIARFLKLPDADKYTGHCFRRTSTELLAHDSTNILSIAGGWKANNKKGNNPVQIYTKMEASTILKSCLPETTKPAANQTHIFISQLPLNQGQLIAHQGQLVTNQGQLVTNQGHLIIDPGQSVTNQGQLITNQFQVNQGHLIYDQGQSVTNQGQLVTNQGQLVTNQGQLITNHGHIIIDPGQSMINQGQLITNQFQLNQGQLTTNQLPVNQEQLITSQLPVNQEQLITQQGQLVTNQGQSVTHQFQINTNQLPVNQGQLITQQGQLVTNQGQSLTNQGQLNTNQLPVNQGQLITQQGQLVTNQGQSLTNQRQLNTNQLPVNQEQSKTNQSSENQGKLNNNQQGNPVQLNNQQVNRVKLNTNQQGDRVQSNSQQVNRVQLVNKQGNQVQLINNQGNQVKIKAKPAINNEAPTSKKLNLDGFKFVVVEIDRRIEVVQKGWVPPEGAEYVKPHAIFDSYKSASDFAETVNVKKTQRPVTEVTKANPEVISIDGDNSSKRFAIKVNKNIQGKVFEINKNIPRRIVPGNFKANYQTVASKVIRSQFKLPNSGSGIVSGGGSGSSSSSSSSSRSTFVTALGVNKNPKRIIGTVVNRNTPVISVAGGNKITKTKRFIGTLVNKKVNNNSSVIAPAGVNKDVSQNSNNSVQPNSEKQNLNPGNVIIVVEKVDNSSNLITGDVNPTTAQIETDVKDPTLTSNPPPPQETTDILEPTIKEDPTIKEEFINEEFIDENELMVVDPLEI
- the LOC130673566 gene encoding transcription factor mef2A-like isoform X2; its protein translation is MEQILLSQPHRQWEFNECESSLSTKGKCTQQPIGINKIGGVPRKIARFLKLPDADKYTGHCFRRTSTELLAHDSTNILSIAGGWKANNKKGNNPVQIYTKMEASTILKSCLPETTKPAANQTHIFISQLPLNQGQLIAHQGQLVTNQGQLVTNQGHLIIDPGQSVTNQGQLITNQFQVNQGHLIYDQGQSVTNQGQLVTNQGQLVTNQGQLITNHGHIIIDPGQSMINQGQLITNQFQLNQGQLTTNQLPVNQEQLITSQLPVNQEQLITQQGQLVTNQGQSVTHQFQINTNQLPVNQGQLITQQGQLVTNQGQSLTNQGQLNTNQLPVNQGQLITQQGQLVTNQGQSLTNQRQLNTNQLPVNQEQSKTNQSSENQGKLNNNQQGNPVQLNNQQVNRVKLNTNQQGDRVQSNSQQVNRVQLVNKQGNQVQLINNQGNQVKIKAKPAINNEAPTSKKLNLDGFKFVVVEIDRRIEVVQKGWVPPEGAEYVKPHAIFDSYKSASDFAETVNVKKTQRPVTEVTKANPEVISIDGDNSSKRFAIKVNKNIQGKVFEINKNIPRRIVPGNFKANYQTVASKVIRSQFKLPNSGSGIVSGGGSGSSSSSSSSSRSTFVTALGVNKNPKRIIGTVVNRNTPVISVAGGNKITKTKRFIGTLVNKKVNNNSSVIAPAGVNKDVSQNSNNSVQPNSEKQNLNPGNVIIVVEKVDNSSNLITGDVNPTTAQIETDVKDPTLTSNPPPPQETTDILEPTIKEDPTIKEEFINEEFIDENELMVVDPLEI